One segment of Alnus glutinosa chromosome 2, dhAlnGlut1.1, whole genome shotgun sequence DNA contains the following:
- the LOC133860836 gene encoding callose synthase 12-like, which yields MSLRQRPSPAELEPYNIIPIHDLLADHASPLFLPVTRALRAVGDLRKPPVWEPHMDLLDWLAFFFGFQNDNVRNQREHLVLHLANAQMRLSPPPDNINVLDAAVLGRFRKKLLRNYNAWCSYLGKKSNILISDRREASSAGNHRRELLYVSLFLLIWGEAANLRFVPECICFIFDNMAMELNNILEDYIDENTGQPVLPSLSGENAFLNCVVKPIYETIRAEVQSSNDGTAPHRVWRNYDDINEYFWSKRCFQKLKWPIDLSSNFFVRSGSGKRVGKTGFVEQRSFWNLFRSFDRLWVMLALFLQAAIIIAWEEKDYPWHALKSRDVQVKVLTVFFTWSGLRFLKSLLDAAMQYSLVSRETLGLGVRMVMKSVVAAVWLLIFGVFYGRIWSQKKGDGRWSAEANRRVVTFLEVALVFVLPEILAISLFIIPWIRNFIEETNWRVFYMLSWWFQSRTFVGRGLREGLVDNIKYSLFWIVVLATKFCFSYFLQIKPMIRPTKALWHLTDVHYEWYQIFKRSNKFAVGLLWLPVALIYLMDIQIWYSIYSSLVGAGVGLFQHLGEIRNIEQLRLRFQFFASAIQFNLMPEEQLLNARGMTNRFKDAIHRLKLRYGLGRPYRKLESINQVEANKFALIWNEIISIFREEDIISDCELELLELPQYSWNVRVIRWPTFLLCNELLLALSQAKELVDAPDKRLWYKICKNEYRRCAVIEAYESLKHLLLLEIIKRNTEEHSIMTVFFQEIDHSIEIERFTKTFNMTVLPQLHTQLIKLVQLLKKPMKDPTQVVNALQAIYEIAKRDFFREKRSVEQPREDGQAPRNPASAQGLLFENAVNLPDPEKEAFYRQVRRLHTILTFRDSMHNFLENLEARRRIAFFGNSLFMNMPHAPQVEKMMAFSVLTPYYKEEVLYSKEQLRTENEDGVSTLYYLQTIYADEWKNFVERMRREGMVKEAELWTTKLRELRLWASYRGQTLSRTVRGMMYYYRALKMLAFLDSASEMDIREGSRELGSMRRDSLSGTSSSVDLLYKGHEYGTALMKYTCVVACQRYGTQKARKDPHAEEFLYLMKNNEALRVAYVDEVSAGRDEKKYFSVLVKYDHQLEKEVEIYRIKLPGPLKLGEGKPENQNHAIIFTRGDAVQTIDMNQDNYFEEALKMRNLLEEFRRYYGIRKPTILGVREHIFTGSVSSLGRFMAAQETSFATLGQRVLANPLKVRMHYGHPDVFDRFWFMTRGGISKASRVINISGDIFAGFNCTLRGGNVTHHEYIQVGKGRDVGLNQVSMFEAKVASGNVEQVLSRDVYRLGHRLDFFRMLSFFYTTVGFFFNTMVVILTVYAFLWGRLYLALSGVEASANTESNAALGTILNQQFIIQLGLFTALPMIVVLVENTLELGFLHAIWDFLTMQLQLSSVFYSFSMGTRAHYFGRTILHGGAKYRATGRGFVVQHKSFAKNYRLYARSHFVKAIELGLILIVFATHSSIAANTFVYIAMTITSWFLVMSWIMAPFVFNPSGFDWLKTVYDFHNFLNWIWFRGSVFAKSKQSWERWWYKEQDHLRTAGIWGKVLEIILDLRFFFFQYGSTSIDHYLLSWISGLYLLIAYAVIAYAWDKYAAREHIYYRLIEFVVIIVAILGISALLEFTGFTFVDIFTSLLAFIPTGWGLILIAQVFRPVLQATILWELVISVARLYDLMFGVIVMAPVALLSWFPGFQSMQTRILFNEAFCRALRFRQIVKRKKEL from the coding sequence ATGAGCCTCAGGCAGCGGCCTTCTCCGGCTGAATTGGAGCCGTACAACATCATTCCCATACACGACCTGCTGGCGGACCACGCGTCCCCGCTGTTTCTCCCAGTGACGAGGGCGCTCCGAGCTGTGGGAGACCTGAGAAAACCGCCCGTATGGGAGCCTCACATGGACCTCCTGGACTGGCTGGCCTTCTTCTTCGGCTTCCAAAACGACAACGTCCGGAACCAGCGGGAGCACCTGGTGCTCCACCTGGCCAACGCCCAGATGCGCCTCTCGCCTCCCCCTGACAACATCAACGTCCTCGACGCCGCCGTTTTGGGTCGCTTCCGCAAGAAGCTTCTTCGCAACTACAACGCCTGGTGCTCCTACCTCGGCAAGAAGTCTAACATCTTGATCTCCGATCGACGGGAGGCCTCCTCAGCCGGCAACCACCGCCGCGAGCTCCTCTACGTCTCGCTCTTCCTCCTCATTTGGGGCGAGGCCGCCAATCTCCGCTTCGTTCCCGAGTGCATCTGCTTTATTTTCGATAACATGGCCATGGAGCTCAACAATATCCTCGAGGACTACATCGACGAGAACACCGGTCAGCCGGTCTTGCCCTCTTTGTCCGGTGAAAACGCGTTCTTGAACTGCGTGGTTAAACCCATCTACGAGACGATCCGGGCCGAGGTTCAGAGCAGCAATGACGGCACTGCACCGCATCGTGTGTGGCGCAATTACGATGACATAAACGAGTATTTTTGGAGTAAACGGTGCTTTCAGAAGCTCAAATGGCCGATCGATTTGTCGAGTAATTTCTTCGTGAGGAGTGGTAGTGGGAAGCGCGTGGGGAAAACTGGGTTTGTGGAGCAGAGGTCGTTTTGGAACTTGTTCAGGAGCTTCGACAGGCTATGGGTGATGCTGGCGTTGTTTTTGCAGGCGGCGATTATCATAGCCTGGGAGGAGAAGGATTATCCATGGCATGCATTGAAGAGTAGGGACGTGCAAGTGAAAGTTTTGACAGTATTCTTCACGTGGAGTGGGTTGAGGTTCTTGAAGTCCTTGTTGGACGCTGCGATGCAGTATAGTTTGGTATCCAGAGAGACGCTGGGGCTCGGGGTGAGGATGGTGATGAAGAGCGTGGTTGCGGCCGTGTGGCTTTTGATTTTCGGGGTGTTCTATGGACGGATATGGTCTCAGAAAAAGGGCGATGGAAGGTGGTCCGCCGAGGCGAATCGGAGGGTGGTGACTTTTCTAGAGGTCGCGTTGGTTTTCGTGTTGCCGGAGATTTTGGCCATTTCGCTGTTTATTATTCCGTGGATTAGGAATTTCATCGAGGAGACGAATTGGAGGGTGTTCTATATGTTGTCGTGGTGGTTTCAGAGCAGGACTTTTGTGGGTCGTGGGTTGAGGGAGGGTCTTGTTGATAACATAAAGTACAGTTTGTTCTGGATTGTGGTTCTCgctaccaaattttgtttcagttattttttgcaGATCAAACCCATGATCCGCCCAACAAAGGCGCTGTGGCATCTGACGGACGTGCACTATGAATGGTATCAGATTTTTAAAAGAAGCAACAAATTTGCGGTTGGGCTACTATGGCTTCCTGTTGCTCTGATTTACCTCATGGATATTCAGATTTGGTATTCGATCTATTCCTCTTTAGTTGGGGCAGGCGTGGGGTTATTTCAGCACTTGGGTGAGATTCGTAATATTGAACAATTGAGGCTGAGGTTCCAGTTCTTTGCAAGTGCTATTCAGTTCAATCTCATGCCGGAGGAGCAGCTGTTGAATGCAAGGGGGATGACGAACAGGTTTAAGGATGCCATCCACCGGTTGAAGCTGCGATATGGGCTCGGTCGGCCCTATAGGAAGCTTGAATCAATTAACCAGGTTGAGGCAAATAAGTTTGCTTTGATATGGAATGagattatttcaattttcagggAAGAAGATATCATCTCTGACTGTGAGCTTGAGCTGTTGGAGCTGCCACAGTACTCTTGGAATGTCAGGGTCATCCGCTGGCCTACTTTCCTTCTCTGTAACGAGCTGCTGCTTGCACTCAGTCAGGCGAAGGAGTTGGTGGATGCTCCTGACAAGAGGCTCTGGTATAAGATATGCAAGAATGAGTACAGGCGCTGCGCTGTGATCGAAGCTTATGAGTCTCTCAAGCACTTGCTGCTGCTTGAGATTATAAAACGCAACACCGAAGAGCATTCCATTATGACCGTCTTTTTTCAAGAGATCGACCACTCTATTGAGATTGAGAGGTTCACTAAAACGTTCAACATGACGGTACTACCGCAGCTCCACACCCAGTTGATCAAACTTGTTCAGCTATTGAAGAAACCTATGAAAGATCCCACCCAGGTGGTAAACGCTCTGCAGGCCATTTACGAGATTGCTAAACGGGATTTTTTCAGGGAGAAGAGGAGCGTTGAACAGCCAAGGGAGGATGGTCAGGCTCCTCGTAATCCAGCTTCCGCTCAGGGTCTGCTTTTTGAGAATGCTGTTAACTTACCTGATCCCGAGAAAGAGGCCTTTTATCGGCAGGTTAGGCGGCTGCACACGATTCTTACCTTCCGGGACTCGATGCACAATTTCCTGGAAAATCTTGAGGCAAGACGCCGGATTGCCTTCTTTGGTAATTCCCTTTTCATGAACATGCCACACGCCCCCCAAGTTGAGAAAATGATGGCTTTCAGTGTTCTGACTCCTTACTACAAGGAAGAAGTACTGTATAGCAAAGAGCAACTTAGAACTGAGAATGAAGATGGGGTTTCGACCCTGTACTATTTGCAGACAATTTATGCTGATGAGTGGAAAAATTTTGTGGAGAGGATGCGCCGAGAAGGGATGGTGAAAGAGGCTGAATTGTGGACAACTAAGCTGAGAGAACTCAGGCTTTGGGCCTCATACAGAGGCCAGACACTTTCCCGGACTGTAAGGGGAATGATGTATTACTATCGGGCTCTTAAGATGCTGGCATTTTTGGATTCTGCATCAGAGATGGACATCCGGGAAGGATCACGGGAACTCGGTTCGATGAGACGAGATAGCTTGAGTGGAACAAGCAGTTCAGTGGACTTGTTATACAAAGGACACGAGTATGGGACTGCTTTGATGAAGTACACATGCGTGGTTGCCTGCCAGAGATATGGGACTCAAAAGGCGAGAAAAGATCCCCATGCCGAGGAATTCTTGTATCTGATGAAAAACAATGAAGCCCTTCGAGTTGCCTATGTTGATGAGGTTTCCGCAGGGAGGGACGAGAAGAAATACTTCTCTGTCCTTGTGAAGTACGATCATCAGTTGGAGAAGGAAGTGGAAATCTACAGGATAAAGTTGCCTGGTCCCTTAAAGCTTGGAGAGGGTAAACCGGAGAATCAAAATCATGCCATCATCTTCACCCGTGGTGATGCTGTTCAGACTATTGATATGAACCAAGACAACTATTTTGAAGAAGCTCTTAAAATGCGTAATCTGTTGGAAGAATTCAGGCGCTATTATGGTATCCGTAAGCCTACTATCTTGGGAGTTAGGGAGCACATTTTTACTGGTTCTGTTTCATCGCTTGGTCGGTTTATGGCGGCTCAGGAAACAAGTTTTGCGACCTTAGGACAGCGTGTTTTAGCAAACCCTTTGAAGGTTCGAATGCATTATGGCCATCCAGATGTTTTTGACAGGTTTTGGTTCATGACTCGTGGTGGCATCAGTAAAGCTTCTAGAGTGATTAACATCAGTGGGGACATTTTTGCTGGCTTTAATTGCACGTTGCGTGGAGGCAATGTCACCCACCATGAATACATCCAAGTTGGCAAAGGAAGGGATGTTGGGTTGAATCAAGTATCCATGTTTGAGGCCAAGGTTGCTAGTGGAAATGTTGAGCAAGTTCTCAGCAGAGATGTCTACAGGTTGGGTCATAGGCTGGACTTCTTTCGGATGCTGTCCTTCTTTTACACTACTGTGGGATTCTTTTTCAACACAATGGTGGTGATTCTCACTGTGTATGCATTTCTGTGGGGTCGACTCTATCTGGCTCTTAGTGGCGTTGAGGCTTCTGCCAACACAGAAAGCAATGCAGCACTCGGTACAATCTTGAATCAGCAGTTCATCATCCAGCTTGGTCTGTTCACTGCTCTTCCCATGATAGTGGTCCTAGTGGAGAACACACTTGAGCTTGGGTTCCTTCATGCTATCTGGGATTTCTTGACAATGCAGCTCCAGCTGTCATCTGTTTTCTACTCATTCTCTATGGGAACTCGTGCTCACTACTTTGGCCGGACTATTCTTCATGGCGGGGCAAAATACCGGGCCACTGGTCGTGGTTTTGTCGTGCAGCACAAGAGTTTCGCAAAGAATTATAGACTCTATGCTCGTAGCCACTTTGTGAAGGCGATTGAACTTGGGCTGATACTAATAGTTTTTGCAACGCACAGTTCTATAGCTGCCAACACATTTGTTTACATAGCCATGACCATCACAAGTTGGTTCCTGGTTATGTCATGGATTATGGCTCCCTTCGTGTTCAATCCTTCTGGGTTTGATTGGTTGAAGACTGTTTATGATTTTCATAACTTCTTGAACTGGATTTGGTTCCGTGGCAGTGTGTTTGCAAAATCTAAACAGAGCTGGGAAAGATGGTGGTACAAGGAGCAGGATCATCTAAGGACGGCTGGCATTTGGGGAAAGGTACTGGAAATAATCTTGGACCTCagattcttcttttttcagTATGGGAGTACCAGTATTGATCATTACTTGTTGTCTTGGATCTCTGGGCTGTATCTGCTAATAGCATATGCGGTAATAGCATATGCTTGGGATAAATACGCGGCGAGAGAACACATCTACTATCGTCTAATCGAGTTTGTCGTGATCATAGTTGCAATACTTGGGATAAGTGCTCTGCTGGAATTCACCGGTTTTACGTTTGTTGATATTTTCACTAGTCTGTTGGCATTCATCCCCACCGGATGGGGCCTGATATTGATTGCCCAAGTATTCCGGCCGGTGCTGCAGGCCACTATACTTTGGGAGCTTGTTATTTCTGTGGCTCGGCTGTATGATTTAATGTTTGGAGTCATTGTCATGGCTCCTGTGGCTCTACTGTCATGGTTTCCTGGGTTTCAGTCAATGCAGACCAGGATCCTTTTCAACGAAGCATTTTGCAGGGCCCTCCGCTTTCGCCAGATTGTTAAAAGGAAGAAGGAACTCTAG